One window of the Misgurnus anguillicaudatus chromosome 8, ASM2758022v2, whole genome shotgun sequence genome contains the following:
- the dync1i2b gene encoding dynein, cytoplasmic 1, intermediate chain 2a isoform X3: protein MSDKSELKAELERKKQRLAQIREEKKRKEEEKKKKDLDGQKDGAPPPQDDSDLERKRREAEALLQSMGIVDPSMAQPLRDITEDTCLFQYLVPPPMSPSAKSVGTPSETGSQDSGDGGTGPRRGAQKLGMSKVTQVDFPPKEMVSYSKETQTPTQTQHKEDDDEEEDLSVPQAVLETHEEKDPQNEEEEGSPHELTEEEKQQILHSEEFLTFFDHSSRIVERALSEQVDVFFDYSGRDLQDKEGESQAGSKLYLNRQFVDERWSKHRVVTCLDWSPQYPELLVASYGSNEEAPHEPDGVALVWNMKYKKTTPEYVFHCQSAVMSAAFAQFHPNLVVGGTYSGQIVLWDNRSNKRTPVQRTPLSASAHTHPVYCVNMVGTQNAHNLISISTDGKMCSWSLDMLSTPQDSLELIYKQSKSVAVTSMSFPLGDVNNFVVGSEDGSVYTACRHGSKAGISEMFEGHHGPITGLNCHTAAGPVDFSHLFVTSSFDWTVKLWSTKNNKPLYSFEDNSDYVYDVMWSPTHPALFACVDGVGHLDLWNLNNETEVPTASVTVEGNPALNRVRWAHSGREVAVGDSEGQVHIYDVGEQISVPRPDEWTRFVRTLTEINENREDVEELAAQRLAA from the exons ATGTCAGACAAAAGTGAGCTAAAAGCAGAGTTGGAAAGAAAGAAACAGCGCCTGGCACAGATCAGAGAAGAGAAGAAGAGAAAAGAGGaggaaaagaaaaagaaagat TTGGATGGACAGAAGGATGGAGCGCCGCCTCCTCAGGATGACTCTGATCTGGAGAGGAAGAGGAGAGAGGCAGAGGCTCTTCTGCAGAGCATGGGCATAGTTGATCCCTCAATGG CACAACCTCTGCGTGATATAACAGAGGACACGTGTCTGTTTCAATATTTAGTCCCCCCTCCCATGTCCCCTTCTGCCAAATCAGTGGGCACTCCCAGCGAAACGGGCAGCCAGGACTCTGGAGATGGCGGCACGGGTCCGAG ACGTGGAGCGCAGAAGTTGGGCATGTCTAAAGTCACGCAAGTGGATTTCCCACCCAAAGAGATGGTGTCGTACTCGAAAGAGACCCAGACCCCTACACAGACGCAGCACAAAGAGG ATGATGATGAGGAGGAAGATCTGTCTGTGCCACAGGCTGTTCTGGAGACTCATGAGGAGAAAGACCCTCAGAATGAGGAAGAGGAAG ggtcTCCTCATGAGCTGACAGAAGAAGAGAAACAGCAGATACTTCACTCCGAAGAGTTCTTGACGTTCTTCGATCACAGCTCTCGTATCGTGGAGCGCGCCCTCTCCGAGCAGGTGGACGTCTTTTTCGACTACAGCGGTCGTGATCTTCAGGATAAAGAGGG AGAGTCACAGGCAGGGTCCAAACTCTACCTGAACAGACAGTTTGTGGACGAGCGCTGGTCTAAACACAGAGTCGTCACCTGCCTCGACTGGTCACCACAG TATCCTGAGCTTCTGGTGGCATCATACGGCAGTAATGAGGAGGCTCCACACGAGCCTGATGGAGTGGCTCTCGTCTGGAACATGAAGTATAAAAAGACCACACCAGAATATGTCTTTCACTGTCAG TCTGCAGTGATGTCGGCAGCGTTTGCGCAGTTTCATCCTAATCTGGTGGTTGGAGGAACGTACTCGGGTCAGATCGTCCTGTGGGACAACCGCAGTAACAAACGCACCCCTGTGCAGAGAACCCCACTGTCAGCCTCCGCTCACACG CACCCAGTGTACTGTGTGAATATGGTGGGCACCCAGAACGCTCACAATCTCATCAGCATCTCCACTGATGGGAAGATGTGCTCCTGGAGTCTCGACATGCTGTCTACACCACAG GACAGTCTGGAGCTTATCTACAAACAGTCTAAATCGGTGGCCGTGACCTCCATGTCGTTTCCTCTGGGCGACGTCAATAATTTCGTGGTGGGAAGTGAAGACGGATCGGTTTATACGGCCTGCAGACACGGCAG CAAAGCAGGAATCAGTGAGATGTTCGAAGGTCATCACGGGCCAATCACAGGGCTCAATTGTCACACTGCAGCAGGACCGGTCGACTTTTCTCATCTGTTTGTCACTTCGTCTTTTGACTGGACCGTTAAACTTTGGAGTACTAAG AACAATAAGCCATTGTACTCCTTCGAGGATAATTCAGACTATGTGTATGATGTCATGTGGTCACCCACACACCCGGCTTTGTTCGCTTGTGTCGACGGGGTGGGACACTTGGATCTGTGGAACCTAAACAATGAAACCGag GTTCCCACAGCCAGCGTGACGGTTGAGGGAAACCCGGCTTTGAACCGCGTGCGCTGGGCTCATTCGGGTCGAGAGGTGGCTGTTGGGGATTCAGAGGGGCAGGTGCACATTTATGATGTTGGAGAG CAAATTTCAGTGCCACGGCCGGACGAGTGGACTCGATTTGTGCGCACACTGACCGAGATAAACGAGAATCGAGAGGACGTGGAGGAACTGGCTGCTCAGAGACTTGCTGCGTGA